The following are from one region of the Nitrospirota bacterium genome:
- a CDS encoding Crp/Fnr family transcriptional regulator, producing the protein MESKPYNIIKTIPFLACLSDEELSGMEQIFQKKHFSKNEIILLEEDTHNYMYIVYSGMVKVVQTSVEGKEQILAIRKKSSFFGEMSLLDGKTAPATVIAMEDSDVWIITKEDFEKYLLKNTKVLKEIVPMLCQRLREAWLMLKVSRFAGAEQRVRAILNLIGSQYGVKDMRGTIISLKLTHEDIAGYASVSRETVTRFISRFLKGGEVEILDNRYILLKPAFFKKIPIM; encoded by the coding sequence ATGGAATCCAAGCCTTATAACATTATAAAAACCATCCCGTTTTTAGCCTGCCTTTCAGACGAAGAACTATCCGGCATGGAACAAATCTTCCAGAAAAAACATTTTTCAAAAAACGAGATAATTCTGCTGGAAGAAGATACTCATAATTACATGTATATCGTTTATTCCGGAATGGTAAAGGTAGTGCAGACAAGCGTTGAGGGAAAAGAGCAGATACTTGCAATCCGTAAGAAAAGCTCTTTCTTCGGAGAGATGTCGCTGCTTGACGGAAAAACCGCGCCTGCTACCGTCATAGCAATGGAGGATTCAGATGTCTGGATAATAACAAAAGAGGATTTTGAGAAATATTTATTAAAAAACACCAAAGTCCTGAAAGAGATTGTCCCGATGCTTTGCCAGAGATTAAGGGAGGCATGGCTGATGCTTAAGGTGTCGCGCTTTGCCGGAGCCGAACAAAGGGTCAGGGCAATTCTTAATCTCATCGGTTCGCAGTACGGGGTAAAAGATATGAGAGGGACTATCATCTCTTTAAAACTCACCCATGAGGATATTGCTGGGTATGCCTCTGTCTCAAGAGAAACTGTAACCCGCTTTATAAGCAGGTTTTTAAAGGGGGGCGAGGTTGAAATCCTTGACAACAGATATATACTCCTTAAACCCGCTTTCTTTAAAAAAATACCGATTATGTGA
- the pyrE gene encoding orotate phosphoribosyltransferase encodes MKQRLIELILARSFKFTKKPSFTLASGKKSNFYFNCKLTTLNSEGKYLIGNLLYKIIEKWKPGGIKAVGGLTLGADPVANAIAYTAHLKGKNMEAFVVRKAAKKHGTMQWIEGHVKKGDKVIIVEDVITTGGSSIEAIKKAGECGLKVAGVLVLIDRQEGGREAIEALGIPVKILLTKEEIFKAYKNRCK; translated from the coding sequence ATGAAACAGCGGCTTATTGAATTAATACTTGCGCGTTCTTTTAAATTCACAAAAAAACCTTCATTCACCCTTGCTTCAGGGAAAAAAAGCAATTTTTATTTTAACTGCAAACTAACAACTCTTAATTCAGAAGGAAAATATCTCATAGGCAATCTTTTGTATAAAATAATTGAAAAGTGGAAGCCGGGCGGGATTAAAGCAGTCGGAGGACTCACGCTGGGCGCAGACCCCGTTGCAAATGCAATTGCCTATACGGCACATCTCAAGGGGAAAAATATGGAGGCATTTGTCGTAAGAAAGGCCGCCAAAAAACACGGCACCATGCAGTGGATAGAGGGCCATGTAAAAAAAGGCGATAAGGTCATAATCGTGGAGGACGTCATCACAACCGGAGGCTCAAGTATTGAGGCAATTAAAAAAGCCGGAGAATGCGGGCTGAAGGTCGCAGGCGTCCTTGTGCTTATAGACAGGCAGGAAGGCGGCAGGGAGGCGATAGAGGCATTGGGCATACCTGTCAAAATCCTGCTGACAAAAGAAGAGATTTTCAAGGCGTATAAAAACAGATGTAAGTAA
- a CDS encoding glycosyltransferase family 4 protein, translated as MKNGTGLNLIAGSNPYKIMKVVQITNLYPPFARGGAEIYVENLVKALSSGSADNVYVITNVRGREFKDRRIINLNLRNSDALTSLLIPNFLIYKKIKKFLSELQPDIVHVHNIHATLSSAAVFASRGFPLVMTVHDFYLFCPTLRFVHEDGKICAMDKCITCMKKYYSSEIKKRWGACRIFSGMLRSDMFCRLLYEIRKNRLKRIIPLIDKFICPNKSQKELLKVAGVPEDKLTTLPYTSDFKVKEIARPEGKYIGYAGGLIREKGVHVLLEALSLLPEDTKLLIAGDGIFKNELVRMSGNLGIKNRVRFLGKLGRDEMRSFYDKIHVLVVPSLWPEVLGIVGLEAMTSGKPVIGSNIGGIPDWIEDGVNGFLVPPDSPKSLAEKAMTLFNTEDMIYKFGLNGQKKFTDEFSPEVHKNKIINLYRKLLHGHNIN; from the coding sequence TTGAAAAATGGTACAGGACTGAATTTAATAGCAGGAAGTAATCCTTATAAAATAATGAAGGTTGTCCAGATAACAAATCTTTATCCCCCCTTTGCCAGAGGAGGCGCGGAAATATATGTTGAAAATCTTGTAAAGGCATTGTCTTCCGGCAGTGCAGATAATGTCTATGTAATTACAAATGTCCGCGGCAGGGAATTTAAAGACAGGCGCATTATCAATCTGAATCTTAGAAACTCTGATGCCCTGACATCCCTTCTCATTCCAAATTTTTTAATTTATAAAAAAATTAAAAAATTTCTCTCGGAATTACAACCTGATATCGTGCATGTGCATAATATTCACGCCACATTAAGCTCTGCCGCCGTCTTTGCCTCGCGAGGCTTCCCCCTTGTCATGACCGTGCATGATTTCTACCTTTTCTGCCCGACATTACGGTTTGTGCATGAGGATGGGAAAATATGCGCCATGGACAAATGTATTACCTGCATGAAAAAATACTATTCCTCCGAAATAAAAAAAAGGTGGGGCGCATGCCGAATCTTTTCCGGAATGCTGAGATCTGATATGTTTTGCAGACTGCTTTATGAAATCCGCAAAAACCGCCTGAAGCGGATAATCCCCCTTATTGATAAATTCATCTGCCCCAATAAATCACAAAAAGAATTGCTTAAGGTAGCAGGCGTGCCGGAAGACAAACTGACAACACTGCCTTACACATCTGACTTTAAAGTAAAAGAAATTGCCCGGCCCGAAGGGAAATATATAGGCTACGCAGGAGGACTCATCAGGGAAAAGGGAGTTCATGTACTGCTTGAGGCATTGAGCCTTTTGCCTGAAGACACAAAACTCCTAATTGCCGGCGACGGCATATTCAAAAACGAGCTTGTACGGATGTCTGGGAATTTAGGCATAAAAAACAGGGTGCGCTTTCTGGGAAAACTCGGAAGGGATGAGATGAGAAGTTTTTATGATAAGATACATGTGCTCGTTGTTCCATCCCTCTGGCCCGAGGTGCTTGGTATTGTGGGGCTTGAGGCAATGACATCAGGGAAGCCGGTTATTGGCAGCAATATAGGCGGCATACCTGACTGGATAGAAGACGGCGTTAACGGTTTTCTGGTTCCTCCTGATTCGCCTAAGTCGCTTGCAGAAAAGGCAATGACTTTATTTAATACGGAAGACATGATTTATAAATTCGGGCTTAACGGGCAGAAAAAATTTACAGATGAATTTTCGCCCGAAGTTCATAAAAACAAGATAATTAATTTATACAGAAAGCTCTTGCATGGACATAACATTAATTGA
- a CDS encoding ABC transporter permease: MPYFLLKRLLLMAPMILGITLITFVIIHLAPGGPAEIQAEMSLKASAQAIENLKRLYGLDKPLHVQYIDWLKRFVFFDFGTSFVDGRQVLEKITERIPITLTINVISLFLIFLIALPLGIFSAVKQNSLFDKITTVSVFIGFSTPHFWLALLLMILFSIKLGWLPISGLQSLDVSDMNRLQLFMDRAHHLILPIFVGSFGGVAGLSRYSRSNMLEVIRQDYIKTARAKGLKNSEVIFKHAFRNALMPVVTILGLSVPGLIGGSVIIETLFSIPGMGQLFYSSAMSRDYPVIMGILVIGAFLTLVGNRLADIGYALVDPRVKIGGKG, translated from the coding sequence ATGCCGTATTTTCTGCTAAAAAGACTTTTGCTGATGGCACCAATGATACTTGGCATTACCCTTATAACCTTTGTAATCATACACCTTGCCCCAGGCGGGCCGGCAGAGATTCAGGCGGAGATGAGTTTAAAGGCATCTGCGCAGGCAATTGAGAACTTAAAAAGGCTTTACGGGCTTGATAAACCCCTGCATGTGCAGTACATAGACTGGCTGAAGAGATTTGTGTTTTTTGATTTTGGAACATCTTTTGTTGACGGCAGGCAGGTCCTTGAAAAAATTACAGAACGGATTCCCATAACATTAACCATAAACGTCATATCACTTTTTTTGATATTTCTCATTGCCCTTCCGCTTGGGATTTTCTCGGCGGTTAAACAGAACTCTTTATTTGATAAAATCACAACGGTCTCAGTATTTATCGGTTTTTCAACGCCGCATTTCTGGCTTGCGCTGCTTTTGATGATTTTATTCAGCATTAAGCTTGGCTGGCTTCCCATATCAGGACTGCAGAGCCTTGATGTAAGTGATATGAACCGGCTTCAGCTTTTTATGGACAGGGCGCATCATCTTATACTGCCAATTTTTGTCGGCTCCTTCGGAGGGGTTGCAGGGTTAAGCCGTTACAGCCGTTCAAATATGCTTGAAGTGATAAGGCAGGATTATATAAAAACCGCCAGGGCCAAAGGGCTTAAAAACTCGGAGGTGATTTTTAAACATGCCTTCCGCAATGCCTTAATGCCGGTTGTTACTATCCTCGGGCTTTCGGTCCCGGGGCTTATAGGCGGCAGCGTAATAATTGAAACACTGTTTTCCATTCCGGGCATGGGACAGCTTTTTTATTCATCTGCAATGTCAAGAGATTATCCTGTAATAATGGGGATACTCGTTATCGGGGCCTTCCTGACGCTTGTCGGCAACCGCCTTGCAGATATCGGGTATGCGCTTGTTGACCCGAGGGTGAAGATTGGGGGAAAAGGTTGA
- a CDS encoding DUF2723 domain-containing protein, whose amino-acid sequence MATHCDSKPGEAVFPRLLLFLLSFSLILVYSLAPTVYVGDSGIFTASSYSLGSAHPPGYPLFLLLGKLLTFIPFGNIAFKVNLVCAVFGALTVLLSYMTAFYLTKNYAAGIVASLAVLASPNFILESSKAEVYTLNTFLIVLIFYLGLRALKETDFFRSILISSFILGLGMGNHHIAGFMLIPLLYAVFARRKDIPFGTITLSILLFITGFSVYLYLYIRSHTNTFIDYSQVHSFRDFLTVFFRAEYSGGTLKTIEGTPNYSIGWLYSIKNIGRILSSEVHPVIWLFALIGTASLLKNKKLFGYIFISLVIWLLLAKMTIGQKEPTYHDLFIISPYFLQLIPIAGILAGAGLYKCYEKINARSSLVAQTVALGLIIFQAAYVPVAIQKSSLTEYFTAYNWIKDISKVLKTKSFYFAFGDNPAFLGFYGFGVERLRDDVLYMDAASGNSSFRLILSPRWKFGMWYPEFYETAGTSIKYFYPIAEEGRLYASSIGSLPQFFKNRFDVKGYVIIPILLPKGNKFPLNEQLKENFEKIDYLPIITGDNRDIMTADIRRSYVLTIWEYANLLAAENSKDTDYFYRLAFFIARRGFKDEIIKDYVNFLYDKRGNAAAAKFISELKYAVSDTEMKNDIAVIEKWYRTEFNSRK is encoded by the coding sequence GTGGCAACTCATTGTGATTCAAAGCCTGGGGAAGCCGTCTTCCCCAGGCTTTTATTATTCCTGCTTTCATTCTCCTTAATACTTGTTTATTCCTTAGCCCCAACTGTTTATGTCGGCGACAGCGGTATTTTTACCGCTTCATCATATTCCCTCGGTTCGGCGCATCCGCCCGGCTATCCGTTATTCTTACTGCTTGGGAAGCTTCTGACTTTCATACCGTTTGGAAACATTGCATTTAAGGTCAATCTCGTGTGCGCTGTTTTCGGGGCGCTGACCGTCCTGCTGTCTTACATGACAGCCTTTTACCTTACAAAAAATTATGCCGCAGGCATAGTTGCATCACTTGCCGTTTTAGCCTCGCCCAACTTTATCCTTGAGTCTTCAAAGGCAGAGGTTTATACGCTAAATACTTTTTTAATCGTCCTTATATTTTATTTAGGGCTGAGGGCCTTAAAAGAAACCGATTTCTTCCGGAGCATATTAATCTCATCTTTTATCTTAGGGCTCGGCATGGGCAATCACCATATAGCCGGTTTTATGCTCATTCCCCTGCTTTATGCGGTCTTTGCAAGGAGAAAGGATATTCCTTTTGGCACAATCACACTAAGCATTCTTTTATTCATTACAGGGTTTTCCGTTTATCTTTACTTGTACATCAGGAGCCATACAAATACCTTTATTGATTATTCACAGGTTCATTCCTTCAGGGACTTTCTTACGGTTTTTTTCAGGGCTGAATATTCAGGAGGCACTCTTAAGACCATTGAAGGCACTCCTAATTACAGTATCGGCTGGCTTTATTCCATAAAAAATATCGGACGAATCCTGTCCTCAGAGGTTCACCCTGTCATATGGCTTTTTGCACTTATAGGCACGGCAAGCCTGCTTAAAAACAAAAAGCTCTTCGGATATATTTTTATTTCGCTTGTGATATGGCTGCTTCTTGCCAAAATGACTATCGGTCAAAAAGAGCCTACTTATCATGACCTGTTTATTATCAGCCCGTATTTTCTGCAGCTTATTCCTATCGCTGGGATTCTTGCCGGTGCAGGCTTATATAAATGTTATGAAAAAATTAATGCCCGTTCATCCCTTGTGGCTCAAACCGTAGCACTCGGATTAATTATTTTTCAGGCAGCTTACGTCCCAGTCGCAATTCAAAAATCATCCCTCACCGAATACTTCACCGCATATAACTGGATAAAAGATATTTCAAAGGTCTTAAAAACAAAGAGCTTTTATTTTGCATTCGGGGATAATCCCGCCTTTTTAGGCTTTTATGGTTTTGGAGTTGAACGGCTGAGAGACGATGTGCTGTACATGGATGCCGCTTCTGGAAACAGCAGCTTTCGCCTTATCCTTTCTCCCCGGTGGAAATTCGGCATGTGGTATCCTGAGTTCTACGAAACGGCAGGAACCTCCATCAAATACTTTTATCCCATCGCTGAGGAGGGCCGGTTGTATGCAAGCAGTATCGGCTCGCTCCCTCAGTTTTTCAAAAACAGGTTTGACGTAAAAGGCTATGTCATAATCCCAATACTCCTGCCTAAAGGCAACAAATTTCCGTTGAACGAACAGTTGAAAGAAAACTTTGAGAAAATTGATTATCTTCCCATAATTACAGGAGACAACAGGGATATCATGACTGCGGATATCCGCAGATCCTATGTATTAACCATATGGGAATATGCCAACCTTCTTGCCGCTGAAAATTCAAAAGACACCGACTATTTTTACAGGCTTGCATTTTTTATAGCAAGAAGGGGGTTCAAGGATGAAATAATAAAAGATTATGTAAATTTTTTGTATGATAAAAGGGGCAATGCGGCCGCCGCAAAATTCATCTCAGAGCTCAAATATGCCGTGTCTGATACGGAGATGAAAAACGATATAGCCGTCATTGAAAAATGGTACAGGACTGAATTTAATAGCAGGAAGTAA
- a CDS encoding ABC transporter permease, giving the protein MRLFNVIWRRFCRNRLALFSAVIIIFLIVISLSAPLIAPYDPADIDITNVLSPPSGAHPLGTDDLGRDLLSRMIWGSRISLSVGFAAVGIAIITGIIVGAVAGYYGGWIDTALMRFVDIMLTFPTLFLILAVVAIIGPGIFLIMLIIGLTGWMDVARLVRAEFLTLKERDFVWAARSIGVKDAGIIFRHILPNALAPVFVAATMGIAGAILTESGLSFLGLGVQPPVPSWGNILTSGKDNIEIAWWLSVFPGLAILFTVLSYNLMGEGLRDAIDPRLWGSGEE; this is encoded by the coding sequence ATGAGGCTGTTTAACGTTATCTGGAGGCGGTTCTGCAGAAACAGGCTGGCCCTGTTCAGCGCCGTGATAATTATTTTTCTGATAGTTATTTCGCTGTCAGCGCCGCTTATCGCCCCCTATGACCCTGCGGATATAGATATCACCAATGTGCTTTCTCCGCCGAGTGGAGCGCATCCTCTTGGGACCGACGACCTCGGAAGGGATTTGCTGTCAAGGATGATCTGGGGCAGCCGCATATCGCTGTCAGTTGGTTTTGCGGCTGTAGGCATTGCGATAATCACAGGCATTATTGTCGGCGCTGTTGCCGGCTATTACGGCGGATGGATTGATACGGCGCTCATGCGGTTTGTTGATATAATGCTTACATTCCCCACATTGTTTTTGATACTTGCAGTTGTTGCAATCATAGGCCCCGGCATTTTTTTAATCATGCTGATAATAGGTTTGACGGGGTGGATGGATGTTGCGAGGCTTGTCAGGGCGGAGTTTCTGACATTAAAAGAGCGGGACTTTGTCTGGGCTGCAAGGTCCATAGGCGTAAAGGATGCGGGTATTATCTTCCGCCATATTCTGCCGAATGCCCTTGCCCCTGTTTTTGTCGCCGCAACTATGGGGATTGCAGGCGCAATACTTACCGAGTCCGGCCTTTCATTTTTAGGCCTCGGCGTTCAGCCGCCGGTGCCGAGCTGGGGCAACATATTGACGTCAGGGAAAGACAACATTGAAATAGCGTGGTGGCTTTCTGTATTTCCCGGGCTTGCCATCTTATTTACCGTTTTGAGCTATAACCTTATGGGAGAAGGCCTGAGGGATGCCATTGACCCGAGACTATGGGGAAGCGGAGAAGAGTAA
- a CDS encoding glucose-6-phosphate isomerase, translating to MKEILKVDVGHLLDEEDTKNFISLSTFNSFHEKYNSCFDEIRASLEQKISPITRSFLTESSILAIKDIAESLRGKYENILVIGIGGSTLGFRTIVQYLKGPFRNFEAILRDWPRVFVLDNVDPILAKHLGDILDFRKTALVYISKSGSTPEPAANFVYFYKKYREAGGFTKDIVIICDPGDNGINRIARNIGCHILHVPSDLPGRYSVLSPVGFLPSELIGIDSRELLEGAAKMHHAIVSTPAQQNAIFTLGSCLSELSNNGKSIHVLFNYSNILSEFGLWFVQLWSESLGKKKSTTGNVINAGTTPLAALGATDQHSLLQLFKEGPDDKVFGFITVDDFPSDITLTNEFPSEVEYSYFAGHTLSEQLKIEQLSTEISLVRANRPCYRIFLKDISASTLGALFYFMESLVVFTAKLWNVNPFDQPGVEEGKNITYSLMGRKDHASMRSQYEAELAAFDNERKLFLF from the coding sequence ATGAAGGAAATATTAAAAGTTGATGTCGGTCATTTGCTTGACGAAGAAGATACTAAGAACTTTATTTCTTTGTCCACTTTTAATTCTTTTCATGAAAAATATAATTCTTGTTTTGATGAAATTCGGGCATCTTTGGAACAGAAAATATCACCGATTACTCGTTCATTTTTGACAGAGTCCTCTATATTAGCTATCAAAGATATAGCTGAATCTTTACGAGGGAAATATGAAAATATACTTGTTATTGGTATTGGAGGCTCCACATTAGGCTTTAGGACAATCGTTCAATATCTTAAAGGGCCTTTTCGTAATTTTGAAGCTATATTACGTGATTGGCCACGTGTTTTTGTTCTGGACAATGTGGATCCTATACTTGCAAAGCATTTGGGGGATATCCTTGATTTCAGGAAAACTGCTCTCGTTTATATAAGCAAGTCAGGTTCTACGCCCGAACCAGCAGCAAACTTCGTTTACTTTTATAAAAAGTATAGAGAAGCTGGAGGTTTTACAAAAGATATAGTCATTATTTGCGATCCGGGGGATAATGGTATTAACCGCATAGCAAGAAATATTGGATGCCACATACTGCATGTCCCTTCCGACTTGCCTGGCAGATACTCAGTTTTATCTCCGGTCGGATTCCTACCTTCTGAACTTATTGGTATAGATAGCAGAGAACTTTTAGAGGGTGCAGCCAAAATGCATCATGCAATTGTTAGCACCCCAGCCCAACAAAATGCTATATTTACACTAGGATCTTGCTTATCGGAACTATCCAACAACGGCAAGTCAATTCACGTATTATTCAATTATAGTAATATTCTTTCTGAATTTGGCCTTTGGTTCGTTCAATTATGGTCAGAAAGCCTTGGGAAGAAAAAGTCTACAACTGGAAATGTTATCAACGCAGGTACAACACCACTTGCCGCTTTAGGGGCTACGGATCAACATTCGCTTTTGCAGCTTTTTAAAGAAGGGCCAGACGATAAAGTTTTCGGTTTCATTACAGTTGATGATTTTCCATCCGATATTACACTAACTAATGAATTCCCCTCTGAAGTGGAATATTCTTACTTCGCCGGACATACTTTGAGTGAGCAACTTAAGATTGAGCAACTATCTACTGAGATAAGTTTAGTGCGGGCTAACCGTCCTTGCTATCGAATTTTTCTTAAAGACATCTCTGCTTCTACCTTGGGGGCACTATTTTACTTTATGGAGTCACTTGTTGTTTTTACTGCCAAACTTTGGAATGTCAACCCGTTTGATCAACCTGGGGTAGAGGAAGGAAAAAATATTACATATTCTCTCATGGGAAGGAAAGACCACGCTTCTATGCGTTCACAATATGAAGCCGAATTGGCTGCATTCGATAATGAACGTAAACTATTTCTATTTTAG
- a CDS encoding cobalamin B12-binding domain-containing protein: protein MAYKEMKQQNDLLLINPGIYSSTRSYGQMLHEPTMGLYVLRDYLTNRGFKIEILDGAYKKLDKAEILKRIQVSAVVGFYAVYTNMKTIFELSSLIKDKNPNSIILIGGPNWPAGREILLAESNIDIVIKGEGESSLEKILLRLKDGGGVTPEITNGTFLRFSGQIINAGKDSSLQVSSKNSKPISIQFNVPNMKKSILKLITAKGCPNRCHFCPSPKWQELASIEKLVQVMEAAWHKGIDTFYIADENFCPPKLSHRTILFCNLVKNCDLKKARLYLKLFLEPHMPLDALNQLSQIAHITAFVGFESFSDNTLKFLGKNTTRQNNLLFWNTARKFGINILPGIITLHPFLSPEELLDLINVLSMHNALSWRLLLKKLDLYPGTHLLTKMKSKFPDLIKNEFSSFIHPSYWSYAYDKNLGRPIMANIEKAFMFIAEQNEVKELYSLMFDLSFVVEKKEGKIVDRYYSIRSDFVRYTRKLALKIVKIITQNPDVNFKKQLDPSISQYLNVIDIILKNCRKLFWSYDSKRDQV, encoded by the coding sequence TTGGCCTACAAGGAAATGAAGCAGCAGAATGATTTATTGCTAATAAATCCTGGCATATATTCTAGTACAAGAAGTTATGGTCAAATGCTTCATGAACCAACCATGGGTCTATATGTCCTCAGAGACTATTTAACAAATAGAGGTTTTAAAATAGAAATTCTGGATGGAGCTTATAAAAAATTAGACAAAGCGGAAATTTTAAAGAGAATACAAGTCTCTGCAGTAGTTGGCTTCTATGCTGTCTACACAAATATGAAAACTATTTTTGAATTATCTTCTCTTATCAAGGATAAAAATCCTAACTCTATTATACTTATAGGAGGTCCTAATTGGCCGGCTGGGAGAGAAATCTTATTGGCTGAATCTAATATTGATATTGTAATTAAGGGTGAAGGGGAAAGTAGTCTTGAGAAAATTCTTCTACGATTAAAAGATGGTGGAGGTGTTACACCTGAAATTACAAACGGTACTTTTTTACGATTTTCAGGACAAATAATTAATGCGGGCAAGGATTCTTCTCTACAAGTTTCTTCAAAGAATTCAAAGCCTATTTCTATACAGTTTAATGTGCCTAATATGAAGAAATCCATATTGAAGCTGATCACCGCGAAAGGGTGTCCCAATAGGTGCCACTTTTGCCCCTCTCCGAAATGGCAAGAACTGGCAAGTATAGAGAAATTAGTACAGGTAATGGAGGCAGCTTGGCATAAAGGAATAGATACCTTCTATATTGCTGATGAGAATTTTTGCCCACCAAAATTATCTCATCGAACAATTCTTTTTTGCAATTTAGTAAAGAATTGCGACCTAAAAAAGGCCCGTCTTTACCTTAAGCTTTTTCTTGAACCACACATGCCTTTAGATGCATTAAATCAGTTGAGTCAAATTGCTCATATTACTGCTTTCGTTGGATTTGAGAGTTTTTCTGATAATACCTTAAAATTTCTAGGCAAGAATACTACTAGACAAAACAATTTGCTATTCTGGAATACAGCAAGAAAATTTGGAATTAACATACTTCCAGGTATCATAACATTACATCCTTTTTTATCACCTGAAGAACTTCTTGATCTTATTAATGTTTTATCAATGCACAATGCATTATCATGGCGTCTATTGTTAAAAAAATTAGATTTGTATCCGGGAACTCATTTATTGACAAAAATGAAATCAAAATTTCCCGATTTAATAAAAAATGAATTTTCATCTTTTATTCACCCATCATACTGGAGCTACGCCTATGATAAAAATTTAGGAAGACCTATAATGGCTAATATAGAAAAAGCTTTTATGTTTATAGCCGAGCAGAATGAAGTAAAAGAGCTATATTCCTTGATGTTCGATTTAAGTTTCGTTGTAGAGAAGAAAGAGGGGAAAATCGTAGATAGATACTATTCTATCCGATCAGACTTTGTCAGATACACCAGAAAGTTAGCTCTGAAAATTGTCAAAATCATTACACAAAATCCGGATGTAAACTTTAAAAAACAACTGGATCCCTCAATATCACAATATCTTAATGTAATTGATATAATTCTTAAAAACTGTAGGAAACTTTTTTGGAGTTACGACAGTAAAAGAGATCAAGTGTAA
- a CDS encoding glucose-6-phosphate isomerase — translation MITLDFTNMMTAQGLTPEDINALKDRLKIIHADITQKKNREFHFLNLPSENTEQISLMADNVKNTSDFFLLLGIGGSALGPKAILQALKPFYNLKHSPKIFIYDNVDPGTLTSILSIVDLKRTTVNVITKSGSTVETMASFLILMNALKEVHGDKFSKRIIATTDPEKGALREIAAKTGFRTLPVPPDVGGRYSVLSPVGLLSSAVAGININGLLKGARDMLKKCSDEDIWKNPAYMAASLMYLIDKKKGRNISVLLPYSDRLKTFSEWYCQLWAESLGKNGAGQTPYPSLGTTDQHSQLQLWIEGPADKAVTFIKIDDYGSDMLILKEDSGSMGYLKNHSLGELIKAEQEATELALQKAGIPNMRLNVPMIDAYYTGQIFLFFELVTAVTGMLYGINPFDQPGVEESEHLTYGIMGREGYENKGREVSNYREKIQKSKYKI, via the coding sequence ATGATAACCTTGGATTTTACAAATATGATGACTGCTCAGGGGCTGACCCCTGAAGACATAAACGCCCTTAAAGACAGGCTTAAGATAATTCATGCGGACATAACACAGAAAAAAAACCGTGAATTTCACTTTCTGAACCTGCCATCTGAAAATACCGAACAGATAAGCCTGATGGCGGATAATGTAAAAAATACCTCTGACTTTTTTTTGCTTCTCGGTATCGGCGGTTCGGCTCTGGGGCCAAAGGCAATACTTCAGGCCTTAAAACCGTTTTACAACCTTAAACACTCCCCAAAGATTTTTATTTACGATAATGTAGACCCCGGCACTCTTACATCAATACTGTCAATTGTTGACCTAAAGAGGACCACGGTAAATGTCATCACAAAATCAGGCAGCACGGTTGAAACAATGGCTTCTTTTTTAATCCTGATGAATGCCTTAAAAGAAGTGCACGGAGATAAATTTTCAAAACGGATTATTGCAACTACGGACCCGGAAAAAGGCGCCCTGAGGGAAATAGCCGCGAAAACCGGCTTCAGGACCTTGCCTGTTCCGCCTGATGTAGGCGGCAGATACTCTGTCCTCAGTCCGGTCGGGCTTTTATCGTCCGCGGTTGCAGGAATAAATATAAACGGGCTGCTGAAGGGCGCGCGCGACATGCTCAAAAAATGCAGTGATGAAGATATATGGAAAAATCCTGCATACATGGCCGCATCCCTTATGTATCTCATTGACAAAAAGAAAGGGAGAAATATATCAGTGCTGCTTCCGTATTCCGACAGGCTGAAAACCTTTTCTGAATGGTACTGCCAGTTATGGGCAGAGAGCCTTGGAAAAAATGGCGCGGGACAGACGCCGTATCCGTCATTAGGCACAACTGACCAGCATTCACAGCTTCAGCTCTGGATAGAGGGTCCGGCAGACAAGGCCGTAACCTTTATAAAAATTGATGATTACGGCTCAGATATGCTTATTTTAAAGGAAGACTCAGGCTCCATGGGCTACCTGAAAAATCACAGTCTCGGAGAGCTGATTAAGGCAGAACAGGAGGCTACGGAGCTTGCGCTTCAGAAAGCAGGCATCCCCAATATGCGGCTTAATGTGCCCATGATAGATGCATATTACACGGGTCAAATCTTCCTGTTTTTTGAACTTGTAACTGCCGTAACAGGCATGCTTTACGGGATAAATCCCTTTGACCAGCCGGGGGTAGAGGAAAGCGAGCATTTAACCTATGGGATAATGGGCCGTGAGGGCTATGAAAATAAAGGACGGGAAGTGTCAAACTACAGGGAGAAAATACAAAAGTCAAAATATAAAATTTAG